In Tubulanus polymorphus chromosome 2, tnTubPoly1.2, whole genome shotgun sequence, a single window of DNA contains:
- the LOC141900000 gene encoding arsenite methyltransferase-like isoform X1: MASTEDSVLESVQEYYGKILKTSSDLKTNVCKTACNKMPAHVLDALKKVHEEVNTRYYGCGLVIPECLDGASVLDLGCGTGRDCYIISQLVGENGHVTGIDMTDEQLQVANQYVSWHMEKFGYTKPNIKFLKGYIETLGSAGVQPDSYDVIVSNCVVNLSPNKEAVLREAFKALKPGGELYFSDVYCNQDLAAHVRKNQILWGECIGGALYWKDLVKIAMECGFSCPRLINASEIQIEQQELQEVLGLARFVSATYRLFKLPHDRKEECVVTYDGKLAGSHQTFEMDHMTKFIAGEKREVDAELSSILLLSRFNKHFKFSPSTGMTHDPDPFKYANLVGNVGTGKNLAPEDMAFPPCKRTVDDRPVKSTSGCRKCCSFEGNAPGCV; the protein is encoded by the exons ATGGCGTCAACTGAAGACAGTGTTCTTGAGAGCGTACAGGAATATTACggcaaaatattaaaaacgtCCTCTGATTTGAAGACAAATGTTTGTAAAACCGCTTGTAATAAGATGCCGGCGCATGTGCTGGATGCGTTAAAAAAGGTCCACGAAGAAGTGAATACCCG aTATTACGGATGTGGTTTAGTGATCCCTGAATGTTTAGATGGAGCGTCTGTATTGGATTTAGGATGTGGAACCGGTCGAGATTGTTATATAATCAGTCAACTTGTCGGTGAAAATGGGCATGTGACTGGTATCGATATGACCGATGAACAG CTTCAAGTTGCCAACCAGTACGTCTCGTGGCATATGGAAAAGTTTGGTTATACGAAGCCAAATATTAAATTCTTGAAAGGATACATCGAAACATTAGGAAGTGCCGGCGTTCAGCCtgattcatatgatgtcatagt CTCGAATTGTGTTGTGAATTTATCGCCTAATAAAGAAGCCGTTCTGAGAGAGGCATTCAAAGCTCTAAAG cCCGGTGGTGAACTTTACTTCAGCGATGTTTACTGTAATCAAGATCTTGCCGCTCATGTCAGGAAAAACCAGATTCTCTGGG GTGAATGTATCGGTGGTGCCCTCTATTGGAAGGATTTGGTGAAGATAGCGATGGAATGCGGATTCAGTTGCCCTCGTTTGATCAACGCGAGTGAGATTCAAATCGAACAACAAGAATTGCAGGAAGTTTTGGGTTTGGCTCGTTTCGTGTCTGCTACATATCGACTGTTTAAATTACCACACGATCGTAAAGAGGAATGCGTCGTTACGTATGACGGCAAATTAGCCGGTTCACATCAGACATTCGAAATGGATCACATGACTAAATTCATT GCCGGTGAGAAGAGAGAAGTAGATGCCGAATTGTCAAGTATTCTTCTGTTATCGCGatttaataaacattttaagtTCAGTCCGAGTACAGGCATG aCTCATGATCCAGATCCGTTTAAGTATGCTAATCTAGTTGGAAACGTCGGGACTGGAAAGAATTTAGCTCCCGAAGATATGGCATTCCCGCCTTGTAAACGCACGGTCGATGACCGGCCAGTGAAATCTACATC
- the LOC141900000 gene encoding arsenite methyltransferase-like isoform X2 produces the protein MASTEDSVLESVQEYYGKILKTSSDLKTNVCKTACNKMPAHVLDALKKVHEEVNTRYYGCGLVIPECLDGASVLDLGCGTGRDCYIISQLVGENGHVTGIDMTDEQLQVANQYVSWHMEKFGYTKPNIKFLKGYIETLGSAGVQPDSYDVIVSNCVVNLSPNKEAVLREAFKALKPGGELYFSDVYCNQDLAAHVRKNQILWGECIGGALYWKDLVKIAMECGFSCPRLINASEIQIEQQELQEVLGLARFVSATYRLFKLPHDRKEECVVTYDGKLAGSHQTFEMDHMTKFIAGEKREVDAELSSILLLSRFNKHFKFSPSTGMEVCITYI, from the exons ATGGCGTCAACTGAAGACAGTGTTCTTGAGAGCGTACAGGAATATTACggcaaaatattaaaaacgtCCTCTGATTTGAAGACAAATGTTTGTAAAACCGCTTGTAATAAGATGCCGGCGCATGTGCTGGATGCGTTAAAAAAGGTCCACGAAGAAGTGAATACCCG aTATTACGGATGTGGTTTAGTGATCCCTGAATGTTTAGATGGAGCGTCTGTATTGGATTTAGGATGTGGAACCGGTCGAGATTGTTATATAATCAGTCAACTTGTCGGTGAAAATGGGCATGTGACTGGTATCGATATGACCGATGAACAG CTTCAAGTTGCCAACCAGTACGTCTCGTGGCATATGGAAAAGTTTGGTTATACGAAGCCAAATATTAAATTCTTGAAAGGATACATCGAAACATTAGGAAGTGCCGGCGTTCAGCCtgattcatatgatgtcatagt CTCGAATTGTGTTGTGAATTTATCGCCTAATAAAGAAGCCGTTCTGAGAGAGGCATTCAAAGCTCTAAAG cCCGGTGGTGAACTTTACTTCAGCGATGTTTACTGTAATCAAGATCTTGCCGCTCATGTCAGGAAAAACCAGATTCTCTGGG GTGAATGTATCGGTGGTGCCCTCTATTGGAAGGATTTGGTGAAGATAGCGATGGAATGCGGATTCAGTTGCCCTCGTTTGATCAACGCGAGTGAGATTCAAATCGAACAACAAGAATTGCAGGAAGTTTTGGGTTTGGCTCGTTTCGTGTCTGCTACATATCGACTGTTTAAATTACCACACGATCGTAAAGAGGAATGCGTCGTTACGTATGACGGCAAATTAGCCGGTTCACATCAGACATTCGAAATGGATCACATGACTAAATTCATT GCCGGTGAGAAGAGAGAAGTAGATGCCGAATTGTCAAGTATTCTTCTGTTATCGCGatttaataaacattttaagtTCAGTCCGAGTACAGGCATG GAGGTATGTATCacatatatttag